A window of the Paralichthys olivaceus isolate ysfri-2021 chromosome 5, ASM2471397v2, whole genome shotgun sequence genome harbors these coding sequences:
- the LOC109639442 gene encoding protein Tob1-like, protein MQLEIQVALNFIISYLYNKLPRRRVNIFGEELERQLKQKYEGHWYPDKPYKGSGFRCIHVGEKVDPVVEKAAKESGLDIEDVRNNLPQDLSVWIDPFEVSYQIGEKGPVKVLYVDDSNESGASNGGLDLDKEIKNSFNPDAQVFMPINEPANGASPGSSSPSPPFGHSAAVSPTFMPRSTQPLTFTTATFAATKFGSTKMKSSGRNNNNNGGGGSSTANKVARTSPTNLGLNVNSLLKQKAISTSMHSLYGLGLGAQQQHQKPSALSPNAKEFVFPSLQGQGSQSALFPGDSSLSLSPLQYSNAFDMFAAYGGLNDKSLMDGLNFSLNNMQYSNQQFQPVMAN, encoded by the coding sequence ATGCAGCTTGAAATCCAAGTAGCTCTCAACTTCATCATCTCGTACCTGTACAACAAACTGCCAAGGCGACGGGTCAACATTTTTGGCGAGGAGCTGGAGCGCCAACTGAAGCAGAAATACGAGGGCCACTGGTACCCTGACAAGCCATACAAGGGCTCAGGATTCAGATGCATTCACGTGGGGGAGAAGGTGGACCCTGTGGTGGAGAAGGCAGCCAAAGAGAGCGGGCTGGACATTGAGGATGTCCGCAACAACCTGCCCCAGGACCTCAGCGTGTGGATTGACCCCTTTGAGGTGTCCTATCAGATCGGGGAGAAAGGGCCCGTCAAAGTCTTGTACGTTGATGACAGCAACGAAAGTGGAGCTAGTAACGGGGGACTTGATCTGGACAAGGAAATCAAGAACAGTTTCAATCCCGATGCACAGGTCTTCATGCCCATAAACGAGCCTGCGAATGGCGCCTCCCCAGGCTCCAGCTCGCCCTCTCCTCCTTTCGGCCACTCGGCAGCAGTCAGCCCCACATTTATGCCCCGCTCCACGCAGCCCTTAACCTTCACAACAGCCACCTTCGCCGCCACCAAGTTTGGCTCCACTAAGATGAAGAGCAGCGGgcgcaacaacaacaacaatggcggTGGCGGCAGTAGTACTGCGAACAAAGTGGCACGCACCTCTCCCACCAATCTGGGCCTGAATGTGAACAGTCTCCTGAAACAGAAAGCCATCTCCACCTCCATGCACTCTCTGTACGGGTTGGGCCTCggagcacagcagcagcatcagaaaCCCTCGGCCCTGTCGCCCAATGCCAAGGAGTTTGTGTTCCCCAGCCTGCAGGGCCAGGGCAGCCAGAGTGCTCTGTTCCCTGGGGACAGCTCGCTCAGCCTCAGCCCGCTGCAGTACAGCAATGCCTTTGACATGTTTGCGGCCTACGGTGGCCTTAACGACAAGTCCCTCATGGATGGCTTGAATTTCAGCTTGAACAACATGCAGTATTCTAACCAGCAATTCCAGCCAGTTATGGCCAACTAG